A region from the Aphis gossypii isolate Hap1 chromosome 1, ASM2018417v2, whole genome shotgun sequence genome encodes:
- the LOC114131086 gene encoding protein transport protein Sec24D isoform X49, producing MNNSQFAQERPTQNYGALPTPQQNGQHNTSSNNVPSYNQAEGQLNDQFSQLGFNNRPSVPLVQNNTLPSSISNFSSGPQVNTSQSYSPANFNVELTGPPKQFSSSVPFGGSFSQNSSDNFLDKTSNTIPQSAFPGNSVESNIHDGIINQESRDFNNGTPNNLSETMYGKSNEFNTNTSNLVSNQIGSGLTSSQPIQSAFSVVSPQSRSQKPYSSNVQQPQLVENVPSQSDLSTQKLEYQPSNYPPTSNSISQSDFSRQPNHAPQQPGFPSQNNLKPQQPGFPPQPNSTLQQPGFPPQSNSTSQQPGFPPQPNSTLQQSGFPPQPNSTLQQPGFPPQANSTLQQPGFPSQTNLKPQQPGFPPQPSSTPQQPGFPPQPNSTLQQPGFLPQPISSQQQHGFPPQPGNLPSQQMGFPSQAGNLPPRQSGYPPQQPGLTSQQPQQPGYSQQHNGFNPQQPSYQPQQSGYPPQQPGYPPQQPGYPPQQAGYSTQQAGFNQGTPAYMGQPAPSRRLDPDQMPSPVQVIQDDQQSKSGLFLTNQRGLVPPLVTTDFTVQDSGNASPRLIRSTMYCVPTTTDIMKQTSVPFGLVISPLAKIKPDEYPLPIINTGEFGPVRCKRCKAYMSPFMQFIDGGKHFTCLLCKATTEVPVEYFQHLDHTGQRLDRSERPELCFGSYEFIVPKEYCRKEIQPKPPAYIFVIDVSYNNIKSGLVRLICAFMKELLTQLPTELGSEKSKIRVGFITYDTTVHFYNIKETLAVPQMMIVGDTSEVFMPLLDGFLCDPEESSQVIDVLMEQIPTQFNETRTTETILLPAIKAGMEALKNADCCGKLFVFHSSLPIAEAPGKLKNREDRKLLATDKEKTILNPQTNVYKELGEECVQVGCSVDLFITNNSYIDLPTIGQISKISGGEIFKYTYFQAEVDGQRFLSDLKHDISRPTVFDAVMRVRTSTGTRPTDFYGHFFMSNSTDVELAAIDCDKAIAIEVKHDDKLDEQDGVLVQTAMLYTSCSGQRRVRILNLSLRSSGQMGELYRSCDLDTIMNFFGKQVMYKILESSGRQVKDAITNKTAQILATYRKHCASPSSAGQLILPECMKLMPLYVNCLIKSDAMSGGPDMTVDDRWFNMHLVITADIPTTLGYFYPRLIPIHTLADEKLLDDVSIPDQLRCSIEKFAENGAYILENGVYMFLWLGMGLSQTFLTDVFGVQSITYVDTEHSAIPVLDNPLNKAVRQVLSKIQKERSHTMRLSIIRQKDKIETVMRHFLVEDHGIDNSPSYVEFLCHMHKEIRNLLS from the exons ATGAATAATTCTCAATTTGCACAAGAGCGTCCAACACAAAATTATGGCGCTCTTCCAACACCACAACAAAATGGTCAACATAATACATCATCGAACA atgtACCATCTTATAACCAGGCTGAAGGACAGTTGAATGATCAATTTTCACAACTGGGATTTAATAATAGACCTTCAGTACCActagttcaaaataatactttg ccGAGTAGTATTAGCAACTTTTCAAGTGGACCACAAGTAAATACTTCGCAATCATATTCACCTGCCAATTTTAATGTTGAACTGACTGGGCCTCCTAAGCAATTTTCTTCATCAGTACCTTTTGGAGGAAGTTTTAGTCAAAATTCCTCAGATAATTTTCTAGACAAAACTAGTAATACAATACCACAATCTGCTTTTCCTGGAAATAGTGTTGAATCAAATATTCACGATGGAATTATTAATCAAGAATCAAGAGATTTTAATAATGGCACTcctaataatttaagtgaGACAATGTATGGGAAATccaatgaatttaatacaaatacctCAAATTTGGTTTCAAATCAAATTGGTTCTGGATTAACTTCATCTCAACCTATTCAATCAGCCTTTTCTGTTGTTTCACCTCAATCTCGTTCTCAAAAACCGTATTCAAGCAATGTTCAACAACCACAATTGGTTGAAAATGTTCCATCCCAATCGGATTTATCTActcaaaaattagaatatcaGCCATCAAATTATCCACCAACATCTAATTCAATATCTCAATCAGATTTTTCGAGACAACCTAATCATGCTCCACAGCAGCCAGGTTTTCCATctcagaataatttaaaacctcAGCAACCAGGTTTTCCACCTCAACCCAATTCCACACTGCAGCAGCCTGGGTTTCCACCACAATCTAATTCAACATCGCAGCAGCCAGGTTTTCCACCTCAACCCAATTCAACACTGCAGCAATCAGGTTTTCCACCTCAACCTAATTCCACACTGCAGCAGCCTGGTTTTCCACCACAAGCCAATTCAACATTGCAGCAGCCAGGTTTTCCATCTCAGACTAATTTAAAACCACAGCAACCAGGGTTTCCGCCACAACCTAGTTCGACACCACAGCAACCAGGTTTTCCACCTCAACCTAATTCAACACTGCAGCAGCCAG GTTTTCTACCACAACCTATTTCATCTCAACAGCAACATGGCTTTCCTCCTCAACCAGGAAATTTACCATCTCAACAAATGGGTTTTCCTTCTCAGGCCGGTAATTTACCACCACGACAATCTGGTTACCCACCTCAACAGCCTGGTTTAACGTCTCAACAACCTCAACAACCTGGATATTCTCAGCAACATAACGGTTTCAATCCTCAACAACCTAGTTATCAACCTCAACAATCTGGGTATCCACCTCAACAACCTGGGTATCCACCTCAACAACCTGGGTATCCACCTCAACAAGCAGGTTACTCTACACAACAAGCTGGTTTTAATCAAGGTACACCAGCCTATATGGGTCAGCCAGCTCCAAGTAGGAGATTAGATCCAGATCAGATGCCAAGTCca GTACAAGTTATACAAGATGACCAACAAAGTAAAagtggtttatttttaactaatcaaAGAGGTCTAGTGCCCCCTTTAGTTACTACAGATTTCACTGTTCAAGATTCTGGTAATGCATCACCTAGATTAATAAGATCAACTATGTATTGCGTACCCACTACAACGGACATTATGAAACAG aCTTCTGTACCATTTGGATTAGTCATCAGTCCATtagcaaaaataaaacccGATGAGTATcctttacctattataaatactggTGAATTTGGACCAGTTAGATGTAAAAGGTGTAAAGCTTACATGAGTCCATTTATGCAGTTCATTGATGGTGGAAAACACTTTACTTGTCTTTTATGTAAAGCTACAACAGAAg taccagttgaatattttcaacatttggATCATACTGGTCAGCGGCTTGACCGTTCTGAAAGGCCTGAATTATGTTTTGGTTcatatgaatttattgttcCAAAAGAGTATTGTAGG aAAGAAATTCAACCAAAACCTCCtgcatatatatttgtaatagatgtttcttacaataatattaaatctggACTTGTTCGACTCATATGTGCTTTCATGAAAGAGCTATTAACTCAATTACCAACTGAGTTGGGAagtgaaaaaagtaaaatacgtgttggttttataacttatgatacaactgttcatttttataatatcaag gaAACATTAGCTGTTCCTCAAATGATGATTGTTGGTGATACTTCTGAAGTGTTTATGCCATTGTTAGATGGGTTCTTATGTGATCCAGAAGAATCATCTCAAGTTATCGATGTACTTATGGAACAAATTCCCACTCAGTTTAATGAAACAAGGACTACTGAAACTATTCTTTTACCAGCAATAAAAGCAGGAATGGAAGCATTGAAG AACGCAGATTGTTgtggtaaattatttgtattccaTTCATCCTTGCCTATAGCAGAAGCTCCAGGTAAACTTAAGAATCGGGAAGATCGAAAATTACTTGCCACcgataaagaaaaaactattttga atcCACAAACTAATGTTTATAAAGAATTGGGAGAAGAATGTGTTCAAGTTGGATGTAGTGTTGATTTATTCATCActaataattcttatattgATTTACCTACTATTGgtcaaatttctaaaattagtggtggtgaaattttcaaatacacaTATTTCCAA gctGAAGTTGATGGTCAACGATTTTTATCTGATTTAAAACATGACATTAGCCGACCAACTGTTTTTGATGCTGTAATGCGTGTACGGACATCTACTGGTACTCGTCCTACTGATTTCTATGGGCATTTCTTTATGTCAAACTCTACAGATGTTGAATTAGCTGCTATTGATTGTGATAAA GCTATTGCAATTGAAGTAAAACACGATGATAAGCTTGATGAACAAGATGGAGTATTGGTACAAACAGCTATGTTATACACATCATGTAGTGGGCAAAGGCGTGTACGCATATTAAATCTATCATTACGTTCTAGTGGACAAATGGGTGAATTATATCGTAGCTGTGATTTAGATACAATAATGAATTTCTTCGGAAAACAAG ttatgtataaaatattggaaaGTTCTGGACGACAAGTAAAGGACGCAATTACTAATAAGACTGCTCAAATATTAGCTACTTATAGAAAACATTGTGCATCACCATCTTCAGCCGGTCAACTTATATTACCTGAATGCATGAAACTTATGCCTCTATATGTTAATTGTTTGATCAAATCTGATGCAATGTCCGGtg gtccTGATATGACAGTTGATGATCGTTGGTTTAATATGCATCTTGTTATCACTGCGGATATACCTACAACATTAGGTTATTTCTATCCACGTCTGATTCCTATCCATACACTCGCTGATGAAAAACTATTAGATGATGTTTCAATACCAGATCAATTAAGGTGTTCTATTGAAAAGTTTGCAGAAAATGGAGCTTATATTTTGG aAAATGGagtttatatgtttttgtgGCTTGGTATGGGTCTAAGTCAAACATTTTTGACTGACGTATTTGGTGTTCAGAGCATTACATATGTTGATACTGAACATTCGGCTATTCCTGTGTTGGATAATCCACTCAACAAAGCTGTTCGGCAGGTGTTatctaaaattcaaaaagaacGAAGCCACACTATGAGA cTTTCAATTATACGACAGAAAGATAAAATTGAAACTGTTATGAGACATTTCTTAGTTGAAGATCACGGCATTGACAATAGTCCATCCTATGTAGAATTTTTGTGTCACATGCATAAGGAAATTCGCAATTTGCTCAGTTAG
- the LOC114131086 gene encoding protein transport protein Sec24D isoform X4, which produces MNNSQFAQERPTQNYGALPTPQQNGQHNTSSNNVPSYNQAEGQLNDQFSQLGFNNRPSVPLVQNNTLPSSISNFSSGPQVNTSQSYSPANFNVELTGPPKQFSSSVPFGGSFSQNSSDNFLDKTSNTIPQSAFPGNSVESNIHDGIINQESRDFNNGTPNNLSETMYGKSNEFNTNTSNLVSNQIGSGLTSSQPIQSAFSVVSPQSRSQKPYSSNVQQPQLVENVPSQSDLSTQKLEYQPSNYPPTSNSISQSDFSRQPNHAPQQPGFPSQNNLKPQQPGFPPQPNSTLQQPGFPPQSNSTSQQPGFPPQPNSTLQQSGFPPQPNSTLQQPGFPPQANSTLQQPGFPSQTNLKPQQPGFPPQPSSTPQQPGFPPQANSTKTQQPGFPPQPNSISQQPGFPLQPNSTLQQPGFPPQPNSTQQQPGFPLQPNSTMQQPGFPPQANSTKTQQPGFPPQPNSISQQPGFPPQPNSTLQQPGFPTQANLTKPQQPGFPPQPNSTLQQPGFPPQANSTKTQQPGFPPQPNSVLQQSGFPQQPNLTPQQPGFPPQPSSIPQQPGFPPQPSSTPQQPGFPPQPSSTPQQPGFPPQPNSTLQQPGFPTQANLTKPQQPGFPPQPNSTLQQPGFPSQTNLKPQQPGFPPQPSLTPQQPGFPPQPNSILQQPGFPPQANSTLQQPGFPPQPNSTLQQSGFLPQPISSQQQHGFPPQPGNLPSQQMGFPSQAGNLPPRQSGYPPQQPGLTSQQPQQPGYSQQHNGFNPQQPSYQPQQSGYPPQQPGYPPQQPGYPPQQAGYSTQQAGFNQGTPAYMGQPAPSRRLDPDQMPSPVQVIQDDQQSKSGLFLTNQRGLVPPLVTTDFTVQDSGNASPRLIRSTMYCVPTTTDIMKQTSVPFGLVISPLAKIKPDEYPLPIINTGEFGPVRCKRCKAYMSPFMQFIDGGKHFTCLLCKATTEVPVEYFQHLDHTGQRLDRSERPELCFGSYEFIVPKEYCRKEIQPKPPAYIFVIDVSYNNIKSGLVRLICAFMKELLTQLPTELGSEKSKIRVGFITYDTTVHFYNIKETLAVPQMMIVGDTSEVFMPLLDGFLCDPEESSQVIDVLMEQIPTQFNETRTTETILLPAIKAGMEALKNADCCGKLFVFHSSLPIAEAPGKLKNREDRKLLATDKEKTILNPQTNVYKELGEECVQVGCSVDLFITNNSYIDLPTIGQISKISGGEIFKYTYFQAEVDGQRFLSDLKHDISRPTVFDAVMRVRTSTGTRPTDFYGHFFMSNSTDVELAAIDCDKAIAIEVKHDDKLDEQDGVLVQTAMLYTSCSGQRRVRILNLSLRSSGQMGELYRSCDLDTIMNFFGKQVMYKILESSGRQVKDAITNKTAQILATYRKHCASPSSAGQLILPECMKLMPLYVNCLIKSDAMSGGPDMTVDDRWFNMHLVITADIPTTLGYFYPRLIPIHTLADEKLLDDVSIPDQLRCSIEKFAENGAYILENGVYMFLWLGMGLSQTFLTDVFGVQSITYVDTEHSAIPVLDNPLNKAVRQVLSKIQKERSHTMRLSIIRQKDKIETVMRHFLVEDHGIDNSPSYVEFLCHMHKEIRNLLS; this is translated from the exons ATGAATAATTCTCAATTTGCACAAGAGCGTCCAACACAAAATTATGGCGCTCTTCCAACACCACAACAAAATGGTCAACATAATACATCATCGAACA atgtACCATCTTATAACCAGGCTGAAGGACAGTTGAATGATCAATTTTCACAACTGGGATTTAATAATAGACCTTCAGTACCActagttcaaaataatactttg ccGAGTAGTATTAGCAACTTTTCAAGTGGACCACAAGTAAATACTTCGCAATCATATTCACCTGCCAATTTTAATGTTGAACTGACTGGGCCTCCTAAGCAATTTTCTTCATCAGTACCTTTTGGAGGAAGTTTTAGTCAAAATTCCTCAGATAATTTTCTAGACAAAACTAGTAATACAATACCACAATCTGCTTTTCCTGGAAATAGTGTTGAATCAAATATTCACGATGGAATTATTAATCAAGAATCAAGAGATTTTAATAATGGCACTcctaataatttaagtgaGACAATGTATGGGAAATccaatgaatttaatacaaatacctCAAATTTGGTTTCAAATCAAATTGGTTCTGGATTAACTTCATCTCAACCTATTCAATCAGCCTTTTCTGTTGTTTCACCTCAATCTCGTTCTCAAAAACCGTATTCAAGCAATGTTCAACAACCACAATTGGTTGAAAATGTTCCATCCCAATCGGATTTATCTActcaaaaattagaatatcaGCCATCAAATTATCCACCAACATCTAATTCAATATCTCAATCAGATTTTTCGAGACAACCTAATCATGCTCCACAGCAGCCAGGTTTTCCATctcagaataatttaaaacctcAGCAACCAGGTTTTCCACCTCAACCCAATTCCACACTGCAGCAGCCTGGGTTTCCACCACAATCTAATTCAACATCGCAGCAGCCAGGTTTTCCACCTCAACCCAATTCAACACTGCAGCAATCAGGTTTTCCACCTCAACCTAATTCCACACTGCAGCAGCCTGGTTTTCCACCACAAGCCAATTCAACATTGCAGCAGCCAGGTTTTCCATCTCAGACTAATTTAAAACCACAGCAACCAGGGTTTCCGCCACAACCTAGTTCGACACCACAGCAACCAG GTTTTCCACCACAAGCCAATTCAACAAAAACTCAGCAACCGGGTTTCCCGCCACAACCTAATTCAATATCGCAGCAACCTGGTTTTCCACTCCAACCTAATTCCACACTGCAGCAGCCTGGTTTTCCACCACAACCCAATTCAACACAGCAGCAACCAGGTTTTCCACTTCAACCTAATTCAACAATGCAGCAGCCAGGTTTTCCACCACAAGCCAATTCAACAAAAACTCAGCAACCGGGTTTCCCGCCACAACCTAATTCAATATCGCAGCAACCTGGTTTTCCACCCCAACCTAATTCAACACTGCAGCAGCCAGGTTTTCCAACACAAGCCAATTTAACAAAACCGCAGCAGCCAGGATTTCCACCACAGCCTAATTCAACACTACAGCAGCCAGGTTTTCCACCACAAGCTAATTCAACAAAAACTCAACAACCTGGTTTCCCGCCACAACCTAATTCAGTTTTGCAGCAGTCAGGTTTCCCACAACAACCTAATTTAACACCACAGCAACCAGGTTTTCCGCCACAACCTAGTTCGATACCACAGCAACCAGGTTTTCCACCTCAACCCAGTTCGACACCACAGCAACCAGGTTTTCCACCTCAACCCAGTTCGACACCACAGCAACCAGGTTTTCCACCTCAACCCAATTCAACACTGCAGCAGCCAGGTTTTCCAACACAAGCCAATTTAACAAAACCGCAGCAGCCAGGATTTCCACCACAGCCTAATTCAACACTACAGCAGCCAGGTTTTCCATCTCAGACTAATTTAAAACCGCAGCAACCAGGTTTTCCGCCACAACCTAGTTTGACACCACAGCAACCAGGTTTTCCACCACAACCCAATTCAATACTGCAGCAGCCAGGTTTTCCACCACAAGCCAATTCTACACTGCAGCAGCCTGGTTTTCCACCACAACCCAATTCAACACTGCAGCAATCAGGTTTTCTACCACAACCTATTTCATCTCAACAGCAACATGGCTTTCCTCCTCAACCAGGAAATTTACCATCTCAACAAATGGGTTTTCCTTCTCAGGCCGGTAATTTACCACCACGACAATCTGGTTACCCACCTCAACAGCCTGGTTTAACGTCTCAACAACCTCAACAACCTGGATATTCTCAGCAACATAACGGTTTCAATCCTCAACAACCTAGTTATCAACCTCAACAATCTGGGTATCCACCTCAACAACCTGGGTATCCACCTCAACAACCTGGGTATCCACCTCAACAAGCAGGTTACTCTACACAACAAGCTGGTTTTAATCAAGGTACACCAGCCTATATGGGTCAGCCAGCTCCAAGTAGGAGATTAGATCCAGATCAGATGCCAAGTCca GTACAAGTTATACAAGATGACCAACAAAGTAAAagtggtttatttttaactaatcaaAGAGGTCTAGTGCCCCCTTTAGTTACTACAGATTTCACTGTTCAAGATTCTGGTAATGCATCACCTAGATTAATAAGATCAACTATGTATTGCGTACCCACTACAACGGACATTATGAAACAG aCTTCTGTACCATTTGGATTAGTCATCAGTCCATtagcaaaaataaaacccGATGAGTATcctttacctattataaatactggTGAATTTGGACCAGTTAGATGTAAAAGGTGTAAAGCTTACATGAGTCCATTTATGCAGTTCATTGATGGTGGAAAACACTTTACTTGTCTTTTATGTAAAGCTACAACAGAAg taccagttgaatattttcaacatttggATCATACTGGTCAGCGGCTTGACCGTTCTGAAAGGCCTGAATTATGTTTTGGTTcatatgaatttattgttcCAAAAGAGTATTGTAGG aAAGAAATTCAACCAAAACCTCCtgcatatatatttgtaatagatgtttcttacaataatattaaatctggACTTGTTCGACTCATATGTGCTTTCATGAAAGAGCTATTAACTCAATTACCAACTGAGTTGGGAagtgaaaaaagtaaaatacgtgttggttttataacttatgatacaactgttcatttttataatatcaag gaAACATTAGCTGTTCCTCAAATGATGATTGTTGGTGATACTTCTGAAGTGTTTATGCCATTGTTAGATGGGTTCTTATGTGATCCAGAAGAATCATCTCAAGTTATCGATGTACTTATGGAACAAATTCCCACTCAGTTTAATGAAACAAGGACTACTGAAACTATTCTTTTACCAGCAATAAAAGCAGGAATGGAAGCATTGAAG AACGCAGATTGTTgtggtaaattatttgtattccaTTCATCCTTGCCTATAGCAGAAGCTCCAGGTAAACTTAAGAATCGGGAAGATCGAAAATTACTTGCCACcgataaagaaaaaactattttga atcCACAAACTAATGTTTATAAAGAATTGGGAGAAGAATGTGTTCAAGTTGGATGTAGTGTTGATTTATTCATCActaataattcttatattgATTTACCTACTATTGgtcaaatttctaaaattagtggtggtgaaattttcaaatacacaTATTTCCAA gctGAAGTTGATGGTCAACGATTTTTATCTGATTTAAAACATGACATTAGCCGACCAACTGTTTTTGATGCTGTAATGCGTGTACGGACATCTACTGGTACTCGTCCTACTGATTTCTATGGGCATTTCTTTATGTCAAACTCTACAGATGTTGAATTAGCTGCTATTGATTGTGATAAA GCTATTGCAATTGAAGTAAAACACGATGATAAGCTTGATGAACAAGATGGAGTATTGGTACAAACAGCTATGTTATACACATCATGTAGTGGGCAAAGGCGTGTACGCATATTAAATCTATCATTACGTTCTAGTGGACAAATGGGTGAATTATATCGTAGCTGTGATTTAGATACAATAATGAATTTCTTCGGAAAACAAG ttatgtataaaatattggaaaGTTCTGGACGACAAGTAAAGGACGCAATTACTAATAAGACTGCTCAAATATTAGCTACTTATAGAAAACATTGTGCATCACCATCTTCAGCCGGTCAACTTATATTACCTGAATGCATGAAACTTATGCCTCTATATGTTAATTGTTTGATCAAATCTGATGCAATGTCCGGtg gtccTGATATGACAGTTGATGATCGTTGGTTTAATATGCATCTTGTTATCACTGCGGATATACCTACAACATTAGGTTATTTCTATCCACGTCTGATTCCTATCCATACACTCGCTGATGAAAAACTATTAGATGATGTTTCAATACCAGATCAATTAAGGTGTTCTATTGAAAAGTTTGCAGAAAATGGAGCTTATATTTTGG aAAATGGagtttatatgtttttgtgGCTTGGTATGGGTCTAAGTCAAACATTTTTGACTGACGTATTTGGTGTTCAGAGCATTACATATGTTGATACTGAACATTCGGCTATTCCTGTGTTGGATAATCCACTCAACAAAGCTGTTCGGCAGGTGTTatctaaaattcaaaaagaacGAAGCCACACTATGAGA cTTTCAATTATACGACAGAAAGATAAAATTGAAACTGTTATGAGACATTTCTTAGTTGAAGATCACGGCATTGACAATAGTCCATCCTATGTAGAATTTTTGTGTCACATGCATAAGGAAATTCGCAATTTGCTCAGTTAG